From uncultured Roseateles sp., the proteins below share one genomic window:
- the tadA gene encoding tRNA adenosine(34) deaminase TadA — translation MTDSDSPSTAQPGASETLAADTHAMRLALDQAHNALLVGEVPVGAVIMRGGQVIATGYNRPITTHDPTAHAEIVALRHAAQLLGNYRLPECELFVTLEPCAMCAMALMHARFKRVVFAAPDPKTGVAGSVLDLFADKRLNHHTQVQGGVLAEASAQLLRDFFAERRVAAKRRRQAPAGEPDPIPQGEALHLDDT, via the coding sequence ATGACCGATTCCGACTCCCCATCCACCGCCCAGCCCGGCGCCTCCGAGACCCTGGCCGCGGACACCCATGCCATGCGGCTGGCGCTGGACCAGGCGCACAACGCGCTGCTGGTCGGTGAGGTGCCGGTGGGCGCGGTGATCATGCGTGGCGGCCAGGTCATTGCCACCGGCTACAACCGGCCCATCACCACGCACGACCCGACCGCGCACGCCGAGATCGTCGCGCTGCGCCATGCGGCCCAGCTGCTGGGCAACTACCGTCTGCCCGAGTGCGAGCTGTTCGTGACCTTGGAGCCTTGTGCCATGTGCGCGATGGCGCTGATGCATGCGCGCTTCAAGCGCGTGGTGTTCGCCGCACCCGACCCCAAGACCGGCGTCGCCGGCTCGGTGCTGGACCTGTTTGCCGACAAGCGCCTGAACCACCACACCCAGGTGCAGGGCGGCGTGCTGGCCGAGGCCAGCGCCCAGCTGTTGCGCGACTTCTTTGCCGAGCGGCGCGTTGCCGCCAAACGCAGGCGCCAGGCTCCGGCCGGTGAGCCTGACCCCATTCCCCAAGGCGAAGCCTTGCACCTGGACGACACATGA
- a CDS encoding DUF72 domain-containing protein, with protein MQDALFPDDILPVPAAVERVPKGAGSSIQPAPVDADILALAQRLPPQLHLGTSSWSYPGWAGLVWAGEHGESLLSRQGLQTYARHPLMRTVSIDRNFYRALTAAQYERYAAQVPADFRFVVKAPSLVSDAQVRDEDGRGQQLNTAFLDPVLAVQEFVQPALEGLGAKIGALVFQLSPLAPQQLANMPEVLYKLDAMLAALPPLQPVAPDGVIAVEVRDPAFLTPAFADLLKRHGATYCLGVHPKLGDLELQLKVLRRLWPGPLVCRWNLHARFGPFGYEEAQKRYGLFDQILDPDPATHALLSRVMRATVEAGHKAYVCISNHAEGCAPRTVQTLAQALAY; from the coding sequence ATGCAAGACGCCTTGTTTCCCGATGACATCCTGCCCGTCCCGGCCGCCGTCGAGCGCGTGCCCAAAGGTGCGGGCAGCAGCATCCAGCCCGCGCCTGTTGATGCCGACATCCTGGCTCTGGCCCAGCGCCTGCCGCCACAGCTGCATCTGGGCACTTCGTCGTGGAGCTACCCCGGCTGGGCCGGCCTGGTCTGGGCCGGCGAGCATGGCGAGTCGCTGCTGTCGCGCCAGGGCCTGCAGACCTACGCCCGGCACCCGCTGATGCGCACCGTCAGCATAGACCGCAACTTCTACCGCGCGCTGACTGCCGCCCAGTACGAGCGCTATGCCGCCCAGGTGCCGGCGGATTTTCGCTTCGTCGTCAAGGCACCCAGCCTGGTCAGCGACGCCCAGGTGCGCGATGAGGACGGCCGTGGCCAGCAGCTGAACACCGCCTTTCTCGATCCGGTGCTGGCCGTCCAGGAATTCGTGCAGCCGGCGCTTGAGGGCCTGGGCGCAAAGATCGGCGCGCTGGTGTTCCAGCTCAGCCCGCTGGCGCCGCAGCAGCTGGCGAACATGCCCGAGGTACTGTACAAGCTGGACGCGATGCTGGCCGCCCTGCCCCCGCTGCAGCCGGTGGCGCCCGATGGTGTGATTGCCGTCGAGGTGCGCGACCCGGCATTTCTGACGCCCGCCTTCGCCGATCTGCTCAAGCGCCATGGCGCCACCTACTGCCTGGGCGTTCACCCGAAGCTGGGTGATCTGGAACTGCAGCTGAAGGTGTTGCGGCGCCTCTGGCCCGGGCCGTTGGTCTGCCGCTGGAATCTGCACGCCCGCTTCGGCCCCTTCGGCTATGAGGAAGCTCAAAAACGCTACGGCCTGTTCGACCAGATCCTGGACCCGGACCCCGCCACCCATGCGCTGTTGAGCCGGGTGATGCGGGCCACCGTCGAGGCGGGTCACAAAGCCTATGTCTGCATCAGCAACCATGCCGAGGGCTGCGCGCCCCGCACGGTGCAGACCTTGGCACAGGCCCTGGCTTACTGA
- a CDS encoding LD-carboxypeptidase codes for MSTVTLFTPAGVVLKAAPLKLAAKRLKALGYDVCIDGDALAKHQRFAGDDATRLAALHRVAEQAPSIALATRGGYGMTRLLDGIDWPLIARSVERGTRWVGQSDLTSLQLGLLAHTKAAAGLHTWAGPLACDDFGRAEVDGGVDDVTQDCFTEAMDGALEAVGFRTEAGFDGVDVKGTLWGGNLCVLNSLLGTPHMPRIKGGILFLEDVNEHPYRIERNLLQLQQAGVLDAQKAIVLGAFSAWRKSPLDRGYTLKSAIEAVRVRTKTPILTGLPFGHVPTKVCLPVGAKVTLAVQGRDAFMGWSHF; via the coding sequence ATGAGCACGGTGACCCTGTTCACGCCGGCCGGCGTGGTGCTCAAGGCCGCGCCGCTGAAGCTGGCCGCCAAGCGGCTGAAGGCGCTGGGCTATGACGTCTGCATCGACGGCGATGCCTTGGCCAAGCACCAGCGCTTTGCCGGTGACGACGCCACGCGCCTGGCGGCGCTGCACCGCGTGGCCGAGCAGGCGCCCAGCATCGCGCTGGCCACCCGAGGCGGCTACGGCATGACGCGGCTGCTGGACGGCATCGACTGGCCGCTGATCGCGCGCAGCGTCGAGCGGGGTACCCGCTGGGTCGGCCAGAGCGATCTGACCTCCTTGCAACTGGGCCTGCTGGCCCATACCAAGGCCGCCGCCGGCCTGCACACCTGGGCCGGCCCGCTGGCCTGCGACGACTTCGGCCGCGCCGAGGTCGATGGCGGCGTCGACGATGTGACGCAGGACTGCTTCACCGAGGCGATGGACGGCGCGCTGGAGGCCGTGGGCTTCCGCACCGAGGCCGGCTTCGACGGAGTCGACGTCAAGGGCACGCTGTGGGGCGGCAATCTGTGCGTGCTGAACTCGCTGCTGGGCACACCCCATATGCCACGCATCAAGGGCGGCATCCTGTTCCTGGAAGATGTCAACGAGCACCCCTATCGCATCGAGCGCAATCTGCTGCAGCTGCAGCAGGCCGGAGTGCTGGACGCGCAGAAGGCCATTGTGCTGGGCGCCTTCAGCGCCTGGCGCAAATCGCCGCTGGACCGGGGCTACACACTCAAAAGCGCCATCGAGGCGGTGCGCGTCCGCACCAAGACGCCTATCCTTACCGGTCTGCCCTTTGGCCATGTGCCGACCAAGGTCTGCCTGCCGGTGGGGGCCAAGGTCACGCTGGCGGTGCAGGGCAGGGATGCCTTCATGGGCTGGAGCCACTTCTAG
- a CDS encoding PfkB family carbohydrate kinase, giving the protein MSNLTSVVVLGEALLDLFPDGAVVGGAPFNLARNLAALGAAPLMVTRIGADAAGERIAEAFARFGMDASGLQRDPQRATGVVQVSMEGRQHRFEIGADSAWDALDAAALVRCVEAAQPAWICFGTLAQRDPVSRAAIRAGLACTGARRFLDLNLRDGPDNRALAEASLALADVVKVNEAELEMLLGWLGEPGHPAAAEALIDRFGLQTLVVTRGAEGYSCFDAAGRRWLEGASPAVDVVDTVGAGDAFSAVFLLGCLRQWPLAITLQCAAEFASTVCTFMGAVDPSGRVYAAARAAWR; this is encoded by the coding sequence ATGAGCAACTTGACCTCCGTAGTGGTGCTCGGCGAGGCGCTGCTAGACCTGTTTCCCGATGGCGCGGTGGTCGGCGGCGCGCCGTTCAATCTGGCGCGCAACCTCGCTGCGCTGGGTGCTGCGCCGCTGATGGTGACGCGCATCGGCGCCGACGCTGCTGGTGAGCGCATCGCCGAGGCGTTCGCCCGTTTCGGCATGGACGCCAGCGGCCTGCAGCGCGACCCTCAGCGGGCCACCGGCGTGGTCCAGGTGTCGATGGAGGGCCGGCAGCACCGCTTCGAGATCGGCGCCGACAGCGCCTGGGATGCACTCGATGCGGCGGCCTTGGTGCGCTGCGTCGAGGCGGCCCAGCCGGCCTGGATCTGCTTCGGTACGCTGGCCCAGCGCGACCCGGTGTCGCGAGCGGCAATACGCGCCGGCCTGGCCTGCACCGGAGCCCGCCGTTTTCTCGACCTGAACCTGCGTGATGGCCCGGACAACCGCGCCCTGGCCGAGGCCTCGCTGGCACTGGCCGATGTCGTCAAGGTCAATGAGGCCGAGTTGGAGATGCTGCTGGGCTGGCTGGGCGAGCCAGGTCACCCCGCTGCCGCGGAAGCCTTGATCGACCGCTTTGGTTTGCAGACCCTGGTCGTGACCCGGGGCGCCGAGGGCTATTCCTGCTTCGACGCGGCCGGGCGTCGCTGGCTGGAGGGGGCTTCGCCGGCCGTGGACGTGGTTGATACCGTTGGCGCCGGCGATGCCTTCTCTGCGGTATTTCTGCTGGGCTGCCTGCGCCAATGGCCGCTGGCCATCACACTGCAATGTGCTGCCGAGTTCGCCTCCACCGTTTGCACCTTCATGGGTGCTGTGGACCCCAGCGGGCGCGTCTATGCCGCCGCCCGCGCGGCTTGGCGCTAG